From a single Pseudomonas sp. A34-9 genomic region:
- a CDS encoding winged helix-turn-helix domain-containing protein encodes MDSLNDLNTASVVHFGPYAFHLRQRLILDGDRPLRMGGRALDILQVLVERAGRVVRKEQLIALVWPTSVVEEINLRVHIAALRRALGDGENGQRYIVNVPQCGYSFIAPVRCDSVAQVVFEGLHTPQHNLPARLTPVAGRDALVGGLVRQMPLCRLMTVTGAAGVGKSTVALRVAELLLQYYRDGVWQVDLSLIDDHTPLLDHLLQILESDLTGLSTRHAMLLLDNCDHRRDACRVAVETLLEAAPRLSILATSREALQVSLETLQCVPPLAIAKRSAANCITEAMGHSSVQLFVSRARARQHDFRLREQDVNAVLEICRQLDGLPLAIELAAAQIDALALVGLQAQIANGLQVLSHGRRTAVSRHQSMQAALDWSYQCLSEQEQRVLQRLSVFKLAFTLEAALAVISCPQLPAQRLAAMIEGLARKSLLTVERGGSAGRYRMLNTTRCYAREQLERSGEGIDLERRHARYINRIRRASGVHALA; translated from the coding sequence ATGGATAGCCTCAACGATTTGAACACGGCGTCGGTGGTGCATTTTGGCCCCTACGCCTTCCACCTGCGTCAACGGCTGATACTCGATGGAGATCGGCCATTGCGCATGGGCGGTCGCGCGCTGGACATTCTGCAAGTGCTGGTCGAGCGTGCCGGTCGAGTGGTCAGAAAGGAGCAATTGATTGCGCTGGTATGGCCGACGTCGGTGGTCGAGGAGATCAACCTGCGCGTGCACATCGCTGCGCTCAGGCGAGCGTTGGGTGATGGCGAAAACGGTCAGCGTTACATCGTCAATGTGCCGCAATGCGGTTATAGCTTTATCGCCCCGGTCCGCTGCGACAGCGTCGCGCAAGTGGTTTTCGAGGGATTGCACACGCCTCAGCATAATCTGCCTGCGCGACTGACCCCGGTCGCCGGCCGCGATGCGCTGGTCGGCGGGCTGGTGCGGCAAATGCCACTTTGTCGACTGATGACCGTTACGGGCGCCGCCGGCGTGGGCAAGTCCACCGTGGCGTTGCGGGTGGCGGAATTGCTGTTGCAGTACTACAGAGACGGCGTGTGGCAGGTCGATCTGAGCTTGATCGACGACCACACGCCGCTGCTTGATCATTTACTGCAGATCCTGGAGAGCGATTTGACCGGGCTGTCGACTCGCCATGCGATGCTGCTGCTGGATAACTGTGACCACCGCCGCGACGCTTGCAGAGTAGCGGTTGAAACGTTGCTCGAAGCCGCGCCTCGACTGTCGATTCTCGCCACCAGCCGTGAAGCCTTGCAGGTCAGTCTGGAAACCCTTCAGTGCGTGCCACCGCTGGCCATTGCGAAGCGCTCTGCAGCCAATTGCATCACTGAAGCCATGGGCCATTCCTCGGTGCAGTTGTTCGTCAGCCGTGCGCGGGCGCGACAGCATGATTTCCGCTTGCGCGAGCAGGATGTCAACGCCGTGCTTGAGATCTGTCGTCAACTCGACGGTTTGCCGCTGGCGATCGAACTGGCGGCGGCGCAGATCGATGCGCTGGCGCTGGTAGGTTTGCAAGCGCAGATAGCCAACGGTCTGCAAGTGCTCAGCCATGGCCGGCGCACTGCAGTGTCGCGGCACCAATCCATGCAGGCGGCACTCGACTGGAGCTACCAATGCTTGAGTGAGCAGGAACAACGCGTGCTGCAACGCTTATCGGTGTTCAAACTGGCGTTTACGCTAGAAGCGGCGCTGGCGGTGATCAGTTGTCCGCAATTGCCTGCGCAGCGACTTGCCGCGATGATCGAAGGTCTGGCGCGCAAGTCATTGTTGACGGTGGAGCGGGGCGGCAGTGCGGGCCGCTACCGGATGCTTAACACCACCCGCTGCTATGCCCGGGAGCAACTGGAGCGTAGCGGTGAAGGGATTGATCTTGAACGGCGGCATGCGCGTTACATCAACAGGATTCGCCGGGCCTCAGGCGTGCACGCGCTCGCGTAA
- a CDS encoding NAD(P)H-quinone oxidoreductase has protein sequence MSLPNEMTRIEITEPGAPEVLQPRRVPLPVAADGEVLIRVHAAGINRPDALQRAGKYPMKPGMNPIPGLEVAGEVVALGTGVSQFAVGDKVCALTNGGGYAEYCAVPAGQTLPIPHGLDWVHAAALPETFFTVWANLFGLGGASRGQRALIHGGTSGIGTTALMLCREFGIETFATAGSADKCAAIRDLGGLPINYREEEFAQVIADKTAGQGVNVILDIMGGSYLNDNVSALAMDGRLVMLGFLGGARANDFDLLAMMAKRAVITGSLLRARTAAEKAAIADQLREHVWPALSAGRLLPMIDKVYSLNDAAQAHAHMEAGDHIGKIVLQVA, from the coding sequence ATGTCACTGCCCAATGAAATGACCCGAATCGAAATCACCGAACCCGGTGCCCCCGAGGTATTACAACCCCGCCGCGTGCCGTTGCCGGTCGCCGCAGACGGCGAGGTACTGATCCGCGTACACGCCGCCGGGATCAACCGGCCGGACGCCTTGCAGCGAGCGGGGAAATATCCGATGAAACCCGGCATGAACCCGATCCCGGGGCTGGAGGTTGCCGGTGAAGTCGTGGCACTCGGAACGGGTGTCAGTCAATTCGCCGTGGGCGACAAAGTCTGCGCGCTGACCAATGGCGGCGGTTATGCCGAATACTGCGCCGTCCCGGCCGGCCAGACCCTGCCGATTCCCCACGGCCTGGACTGGGTGCACGCCGCCGCGCTCCCGGAAACCTTCTTTACCGTATGGGCCAACCTGTTCGGCCTCGGCGGCGCCAGCCGTGGGCAACGCGCGCTGATTCACGGCGGCACCAGCGGCATCGGCACTACCGCACTGATGCTTTGCCGCGAATTCGGTATAGAAACGTTCGCCACCGCAGGCAGCGCAGACAAATGCGCAGCGATCCGCGACCTTGGCGGCTTGCCGATCAACTATCGCGAGGAGGAGTTCGCCCAAGTCATCGCCGATAAAACCGCAGGCCAGGGCGTCAATGTGATCCTCGACATCATGGGCGGCTCGTATCTCAACGATAACGTCAGCGCACTGGCGATGGATGGCCGACTGGTCATGCTCGGCTTTCTCGGCGGCGCGCGGGCCAACGACTTTGATCTGCTGGCAATGATGGCCAAACGTGCGGTCATTACCGGGTCTCTCCTTCGCGCCCGCACCGCTGCCGAAAAAGCCGCGATTGCCGATCAACTGCGCGAGCACGTATGGCCGGCACTGTCTGCCGGGCGGTTACTGCCGATGATCGACAAGGTTTATTCACTCAACGACGCGGCTCAGGCTCACGCGCACATGGAGGCTGGCGACCATATCGGCAAGATTGTGCTGCAGGTGGCGTGA
- a CDS encoding alpha/beta fold hydrolase: MFLSFMTRLRRRRLAFACMAALIIGVPTSCAVLEHTERKLLFRIEPGTAGWYHGLPGSVQELDLQPKSFKAGENIHAWWWPAEKANAPAILYLHGVRWNLTGQLFRIEQLRAAGYSVLAIDYRGFGKSHGDLPSESSVYEDARVAWERFKLLQPDPAKRLIYGHSLGGAVAIDLAAELGQAAARDHSALPVRGLVIESTFTTLADVAASVANTSLPVRWLLSQKFDSIDKIADIHMPLLVVHGLADAFVPPRFSEQLFNAAQQPKRLLLVPGATHNNSMALGGQNYRKAIDSLMQSKPAPRVAGPATVRSGRDT, encoded by the coding sequence ATGTTCCTGTCCTTCATGACGCGTCTGCGACGCCGCCGTTTGGCGTTCGCCTGTATGGCCGCGCTGATTATCGGCGTGCCGACCAGTTGTGCCGTACTCGAACACACCGAACGCAAACTGCTGTTTCGCATCGAACCCGGCACGGCCGGCTGGTATCACGGCTTGCCTGGCAGCGTGCAGGAACTCGACCTGCAACCGAAAAGCTTCAAAGCCGGGGAGAACATTCATGCCTGGTGGTGGCCGGCGGAAAAAGCCAATGCGCCGGCCATTCTCTATCTGCATGGCGTGCGCTGGAACCTCACCGGCCAGTTGTTCCGCATCGAACAATTGCGCGCGGCGGGTTACTCAGTGTTGGCCATCGACTATCGCGGTTTCGGCAAGAGTCACGGTGATCTGCCGTCGGAAAGCAGTGTCTACGAAGACGCGCGCGTGGCGTGGGAGCGCTTCAAACTGCTGCAACCGGATCCGGCCAAACGCCTGATCTACGGGCATTCCCTGGGCGGCGCCGTGGCGATCGATCTGGCAGCGGAACTTGGGCAGGCCGCCGCTCGCGATCACTCCGCGCTACCCGTGCGCGGACTGGTGATCGAGTCCACGTTTACCACGCTGGCAGATGTCGCCGCATCTGTGGCCAACACGTCATTGCCAGTGCGCTGGCTGCTGTCGCAGAAATTCGATTCGATCGACAAGATCGCCGACATTCATATGCCGCTGCTGGTGGTCCACGGTCTGGCTGACGCTTTCGTTCCTCCGCGTTTCAGCGAGCAACTGTTCAACGCCGCGCAACAACCCAAACGCCTGCTGTTGGTGCCGGGCGCGACGCACAACAACAGCATGGCGCTCGGCGGGCAGAATTACCGCAAGGCGATCGACAGCCTGATGCAGAGCAAACCGGCCCCCCGGGTGGCCGGGCCTGCGACCGTACGCAGCGGGCGGGACACTTAA
- a CDS encoding YbfB/YjiJ family MFS transporter, whose protein sequence is MRTSTSTGIWLSIFAGLCASLVSIGLARFAYTPLIPSLIEAQWFSANDVVYLGAANLVGYLIGALLGRPTARQFGNKNALRLMMLIVTAAFFACAFPVSVSWFFGWRLLSGIAGGAIMVLVAATVLPHVPAARKGLASGAIFLGIGLGIAGSGTLVPPLLNLGLQATWLGLGALALLLTALSWFGWPSDFAHPAAPHQTASVEPTPRAVYVLFAQYAFMAAGLVPAMVFLVDYVARGLGAGAHVGASIWVMYGLGAIVGPVSYGFLADQLGPRSGIRLVLVVQAIALGLLTITQSFLALALLAVILGSFPPGIVPLALARVHELVPEHHRQQIAWSRATVSFATFQALAGFAYSALFNASGGHHALLFVIAAGAIVVALLLEQAMKWLPAPIEPQCCAH, encoded by the coding sequence ATGCGCACTTCAACCTCTACCGGTATCTGGCTGTCGATCTTCGCTGGCCTCTGCGCCAGCCTGGTCAGCATCGGACTGGCGCGTTTCGCTTACACGCCGTTGATTCCTTCGCTGATTGAAGCGCAGTGGTTCAGCGCCAATGATGTGGTCTACCTCGGAGCGGCCAACCTGGTGGGTTATCTGATCGGCGCCCTGCTCGGCCGGCCTACAGCGCGCCAGTTCGGCAATAAAAATGCCTTGCGGCTGATGATGCTGATCGTCACGGCGGCATTTTTTGCCTGCGCGTTTCCGGTGTCGGTGAGCTGGTTCTTCGGCTGGCGGCTGCTATCCGGGATTGCCGGTGGCGCGATCATGGTGTTGGTGGCGGCGACGGTATTGCCGCATGTTCCGGCCGCCCGTAAAGGTTTGGCCAGCGGCGCGATTTTTCTCGGCATCGGTCTTGGCATAGCCGGCTCGGGGACGCTGGTGCCACCGCTGTTAAACCTTGGTTTACAGGCAACCTGGCTGGGCCTGGGGGCTTTGGCCCTGTTGCTGACTGCGTTGAGCTGGTTCGGTTGGCCGTCCGATTTTGCGCACCCGGCGGCTCCGCACCAAACGGCGTCCGTTGAACCGACGCCGCGCGCTGTTTATGTGCTGTTCGCCCAATACGCTTTCATGGCCGCTGGTCTGGTGCCGGCGATGGTTTTTCTGGTGGATTACGTCGCTCGCGGACTAGGCGCCGGGGCGCATGTCGGCGCGTCGATCTGGGTGATGTATGGCCTGGGCGCGATTGTCGGCCCGGTGAGTTATGGCTTTCTCGCCGATCAGCTTGGCCCGCGGTCCGGCATTCGCCTGGTGCTGGTGGTGCAGGCGATTGCCTTGGGGCTACTGACGATAACCCAGTCTTTTCTAGCGCTGGCGTTGCTGGCGGTGATTCTCGGTTCATTCCCGCCCGGCATCGTGCCGCTGGCACTGGCGCGAGTGCATGAGCTGGTGCCGGAGCACCATCGCCAGCAAATCGCCTGGAGCCGCGCCACGGTGTCGTTTGCCACGTTTCAGGCGTTAGCCGGGTTTGCCTATTCGGCGCTGTTCAACGCCAGCGGCGGTCACCACGCGTTGTTGTTCGTCATTGCCGCTGGCGCGATCGTCGTGGCATTGCTGCTGGAGCAAGCCATGAAATGGCTGCCCGCCCCGATCGAACCGCAGTGCTGTGCACATTGA
- a CDS encoding pirin family protein, whose amino-acid sequence MLTLRKASDRGLANHGWLKSFHTFSFASYRDPREQGFSDLLVINDDRVAAGKGFGQHPHRDMEIFSYVLEGALEHKDTLGTGSVIRPGDVQLMSAGSGVAHSEFNHSASKPVHFLQIWIVPEVAGAKPRYQQEHFSAKKKRGRLQLIISPDGHDGSLKVRQDARVYAGLFDGKESATLELPANRYAYVHVARGSVELNGQRLQEGDGVRVREEQLLSLSNGVDAEVLVFDLRPQELPEMP is encoded by the coding sequence ATGCTGACCCTTCGCAAAGCCTCTGATCGTGGCCTCGCCAATCATGGCTGGTTGAAGTCCTTTCATACCTTTTCCTTCGCCAGCTACCGCGACCCGCGCGAGCAGGGCTTTTCCGACCTGCTGGTGATTAATGACGACCGCGTTGCTGCCGGTAAAGGCTTCGGTCAGCACCCGCATCGCGACATGGAGATCTTTTCCTACGTACTGGAAGGCGCGCTGGAACACAAGGACACGCTGGGTACCGGCTCGGTCATCCGCCCGGGCGATGTGCAATTGATGAGCGCCGGCAGCGGTGTGGCGCACAGCGAGTTCAACCATTCGGCGAGCAAACCGGTGCACTTCCTGCAGATCTGGATCGTGCCGGAGGTTGCCGGTGCCAAACCGCGTTATCAACAGGAGCATTTCAGCGCCAAGAAAAAACGCGGTCGTCTGCAATTGATCATTTCGCCGGACGGCCACGACGGTTCGCTGAAAGTGCGCCAGGACGCACGGGTGTACGCCGGGCTGTTCGACGGCAAGGAAAGCGCGACGCTGGAACTGCCCGCCAACCGCTACGCCTATGTGCACGTTGCACGCGGCAGTGTTGAACTCAATGGTCAGCGATTGCAGGAAGGCGACGGCGTGCGAGTTCGCGAGGAACAGTTGCTGAGTTTAAGCAATGGTGTCGATGCCGAGGTGCTGGTGTTCGACTTGCGGCCGCAGGAGTTGCCAGAAATGCCATGA
- a CDS encoding ABC transporter ATP-binding protein, producing MPDLSRFTSLFDQAQRALRLVWGTSRGLFLGLVLATLVAGLLPALAAWLGQRIVDAVVAAMQLHAQHGSAPLWPVLRYVLLEAGVLALLSGTQRALSVQQSLLRVQLGQKVNTLILQKAQTLSLVQFENSEFYDKLVRVRREASTRPLALVMKSLGLIQNLIMLISFGVLLVHFSPWALVLLVVGALPVFFAEAHFSGDAFRLFTRRAPESRQQSYIETLLSHETYIKEVKLFGFAPLLLQRYRDTFARLYAEDRRLTLRRDGWGFGLGLLGTAAFYVAYAWVVIDAVHGQISLGQMTMYLVLFKQGQSAVSSSLSAISGLYEDGLYLTSLYEYLAEPVQVDTGHLTVGACPGDGLRFENVGFRYPGASRPALENIDLQLVPGKSMALVGENGSGKTTLIKLLTRLYRPDQGRILLDGSDLQDWQETALRRRIGVIFQDYIRYQFTVGENIGVGDTLAFNDVQRWQEAAAQGMAAPFIEGLDKGYATQLGRWFAGGQELSGGQWQKIALSRAYMRRDADILILDEPTSALDPAAEAAVFEHFSQHSDGRMTLLISHRFSSVRNADHIIVLQQGKILEQGGHDQLIAAAGHYAQLFDLQARGYR from the coding sequence ATGCCTGATCTATCGCGTTTCACGTCCTTGTTCGATCAGGCGCAGCGAGCCCTGCGGTTGGTCTGGGGGACATCGCGTGGCTTGTTTCTGGGGCTGGTGCTGGCAACGTTGGTGGCCGGGCTGTTGCCGGCACTGGCGGCATGGTTGGGGCAGCGAATTGTTGATGCCGTGGTGGCGGCGATGCAGTTGCATGCGCAACACGGCAGCGCGCCGCTGTGGCCAGTGTTGCGTTACGTTTTGTTGGAGGCCGGGGTGTTGGCGCTGTTGTCCGGCACGCAACGGGCGCTCTCGGTGCAGCAGTCGCTGTTGCGGGTGCAACTGGGGCAGAAGGTCAATACGCTGATCTTGCAGAAAGCGCAGACCCTGTCACTGGTGCAGTTCGAGAACTCCGAGTTCTACGACAAACTGGTGCGTGTTCGTCGCGAGGCTTCGACCCGGCCACTGGCGCTGGTCATGAAATCGCTGGGCTTGATTCAGAACTTGATCATGCTGATCAGCTTTGGCGTGCTGCTGGTGCACTTTTCTCCCTGGGCGCTGGTGCTGCTGGTGGTCGGTGCGTTGCCGGTGTTCTTCGCCGAGGCGCATTTTTCCGGTGACGCCTTTCGTCTGTTCACCCGCCGTGCGCCGGAGAGTCGGCAGCAGAGCTACATCGAAACCTTGCTGTCCCACGAAACGTACATCAAAGAGGTCAAGCTGTTCGGATTTGCCCCGTTGTTGCTGCAACGCTACCGCGACACGTTCGCCAGACTGTATGCCGAAGACCGGCGCCTGACGTTGCGGCGCGATGGCTGGGGCTTCGGCCTCGGCCTGCTCGGTACGGCGGCTTTTTACGTGGCCTATGCCTGGGTGGTGATCGATGCCGTACATGGCCAGATCAGCCTCGGTCAGATGACCATGTATCTGGTGCTGTTCAAGCAAGGCCAAAGCGCTGTGAGCAGCAGTCTGAGTGCAATCAGCGGCCTGTACGAAGACGGCCTCTACCTGACGAGTCTTTATGAATACCTGGCCGAACCGGTGCAGGTGGATACCGGTCACCTGACGGTCGGTGCCTGCCCGGGCGATGGTTTGCGTTTCGAAAACGTCGGTTTTCGTTACCCCGGTGCCAGTCGGCCGGCACTGGAAAACATTGACCTGCAACTGGTGCCAGGCAAGAGCATGGCGTTGGTCGGCGAGAACGGTTCTGGCAAGACCACGCTGATCAAGTTACTGACCCGGCTCTACCGCCCTGATCAAGGGCGCATCCTGCTCGACGGCAGCGATTTGCAGGATTGGCAGGAGACCGCGTTACGTCGGCGGATTGGCGTGATTTTTCAGGACTACATTCGCTACCAGTTCACCGTTGGAGAAAACATCGGCGTCGGCGATACCCTGGCGTTCAACGACGTGCAGCGGTGGCAGGAGGCGGCTGCCCAAGGCATGGCTGCACCCTTTATCGAAGGGCTGGACAAGGGGTATGCCACGCAGTTGGGACGCTGGTTTGCCGGTGGCCAGGAATTGTCCGGTGGGCAGTGGCAGAAGATTGCCTTATCCCGCGCGTACATGCGCCGTGATGCTGACATTCTGATCCTCGATGAGCCGACGTCCGCCCTTGATCCGGCGGCCGAAGCGGCGGTGTTCGAGCATTTCAGCCAGCACAGCGACGGGCGCATGACCTTGCTGATCTCCCATCGTTTTTCCAGCGTGCGCAATGCTGACCACATCATCGTGCTGCAACAAGGCAAGATTCTGGAGCAGGGCGGCCACGATCAACTGATTGCGGCTGCCGGGCATTACGCGCAACTGTTCGATTTGCAGGCTCGCGGCTACCGTTAA
- a CDS encoding LysR family transcriptional regulator, whose amino-acid sequence MNWDDARVFLAVCRESTLRGAARMLGVDQATVGRRISALEKSLSATLFLRTSEGYALTAVGEAALKSVEKMEHSALELERQIQGLDDRLTGTVRVSTTDSLAIDFLIPAIARLHEQHPDVRVQLDASTQIVSLAKREADIAVRNTRPDNPDLIARRIARWPVGLFASQAYIDVNGVPRPDTAFEGHDLVVYQPYLQSKKDLTLVSEPLSRGRIVASLSSSLLVRRSIAAGLGVGEIPVYMGERDGLVRLWSQRTRPLPYEVWLVTHADLRHTARVRAVIDQIVEAFALENE is encoded by the coding sequence ATGAATTGGGATGATGCACGGGTGTTTCTGGCCGTTTGCCGCGAGTCGACGTTGCGTGGTGCGGCGCGGATGCTGGGAGTGGATCAGGCGACTGTCGGGCGGCGGATCAGCGCGCTGGAAAAGTCCCTGAGTGCGACGTTGTTCCTGCGCACCTCCGAGGGGTACGCGTTGACGGCGGTCGGCGAAGCGGCGCTGAAAAGTGTAGAGAAAATGGAGCATTCGGCGCTGGAGCTGGAGCGGCAGATTCAGGGCCTGGACGATCGTCTGACCGGCACGGTGCGCGTCAGTACCACCGATTCGCTGGCCATCGATTTTCTGATCCCGGCGATTGCCCGTCTGCACGAGCAGCACCCGGACGTGCGGGTGCAGCTGGATGCGTCCACGCAGATCGTCAGCCTGGCCAAACGCGAGGCGGACATCGCCGTACGTAACACCCGACCGGACAATCCTGACCTGATCGCTCGGCGAATTGCCCGATGGCCGGTGGGGCTGTTCGCCTCCCAGGCGTATATCGACGTCAATGGAGTGCCGCGACCGGACACGGCGTTCGAGGGGCATGATCTGGTGGTCTATCAGCCGTATCTGCAAAGCAAAAAGGATCTGACTCTGGTATCGGAGCCGTTGAGTCGCGGCCGCATCGTCGCGAGCCTCAGTTCCAGCCTGCTCGTCCGTCGCTCGATTGCTGCAGGATTGGGTGTAGGAGAAATTCCGGTGTACATGGGCGAGCGAGATGGACTGGTCAGACTCTGGTCGCAACGTACCCGGCCACTGCCGTATGAAGTCTGGCTGGTGACCCATGCGGATCTGCGCCATACAGCGCGGGTGAGGGCAGTAATTGACCAGATTGTTGAGGCGTTTGCGCTGGAGAATGAGTAA
- a CDS encoding GlxA family transcriptional regulator — protein MKTVAMVLFPDFLLLDMAGPMEVFSVANRYLKPAAHYQLITLGTERGPLRASNGALVHADRTIEDDTERYDLLLVPGGPGAYNQQFPSLFAWLKDAVRRAEYYGSICTGAFVLGHAGLLDGYRVTTHWNYTERLIRGFPKAHVATDQIYVEDRNLITSGGVTAGIDMALAVVARDHGKKLAQDVAKVLLVVMKRQGGQAQFSPLMAAVAPQETPITRAQNYVLEHLDEAFTVERMAAIVNMSARHFARVFTREINMTPMAFLQSARIDCARNLLETSDLPLKTVAYKSGFGSVRHMRSLFAEKLGLTPAQYREQFS, from the coding sequence ATGAAAACCGTGGCAATGGTGCTGTTTCCCGACTTTCTTCTGCTAGACATGGCCGGGCCAATGGAGGTTTTTTCAGTTGCCAATCGCTACTTGAAACCTGCAGCGCATTATCAATTGATCACGCTTGGCACTGAACGTGGGCCGCTGCGGGCCTCCAATGGTGCGTTGGTGCATGCCGACCGGACTATCGAAGACGACACCGAGCGATATGACTTGCTGCTGGTGCCGGGAGGCCCGGGTGCCTACAACCAACAGTTTCCGTCGCTGTTTGCCTGGCTCAAAGACGCCGTCCGGCGCGCCGAATACTATGGCTCGATCTGCACCGGCGCCTTCGTGCTGGGCCATGCCGGCTTGCTCGATGGCTACCGCGTGACCACCCATTGGAACTACACCGAGCGCCTGATCAGGGGTTTCCCGAAAGCCCATGTCGCAACCGATCAGATCTATGTCGAAGATCGCAATCTGATCACCTCAGGTGGTGTCACTGCCGGTATCGATATGGCGCTGGCCGTGGTTGCCCGCGATCACGGCAAGAAACTCGCCCAGGATGTAGCCAAAGTCCTGCTGGTGGTGATGAAACGGCAGGGCGGTCAAGCGCAGTTCAGTCCGCTGATGGCTGCCGTGGCGCCACAGGAAACGCCGATTACCCGCGCGCAGAATTATGTGCTGGAGCACCTCGACGAAGCCTTTACGGTCGAGCGCATGGCCGCCATTGTCAACATGAGTGCGCGGCACTTTGCGCGGGTGTTCACCCGCGAAATCAACATGACGCCGATGGCATTTCTGCAGAGTGCGCGCATCGACTGCGCGCGAAATCTGCTGGAAACCAGCGATCTGCCGCTTAAAACCGTGGCTTACAAAAGTGGTTTCGGCAGTGTGCGGCACATGCGTTCACTGTTTGCTGAAAAGCTTGGCCTGACCCCTGCGCAATACCGCGAACAGTTCAGCTAG
- a CDS encoding VOC family protein, translating to MRIDPYLIFNGDCREAFTFYEQALQGKLEAMMTFGETPAAEHVPKEHHNLIIHTCLKVGDQMIMASDTTPDRPTQGMSGCSISLNVESIAEAERVFNALAKDGRVDMPLEATFWAARFGMLVDRFGVSWMVNCESEK from the coding sequence ATGAGAATCGACCCGTACCTGATCTTCAACGGTGACTGCCGCGAGGCCTTCACCTTTTACGAGCAAGCCTTGCAAGGAAAGCTCGAAGCAATGATGACATTCGGCGAAACACCCGCCGCCGAGCATGTGCCCAAAGAGCACCACAACCTGATCATCCACACCTGCCTGAAAGTGGGTGATCAGATGATCATGGCCTCGGACACCACACCCGACCGCCCGACCCAGGGCATGAGCGGATGCTCGATTTCGCTGAACGTCGAAAGCATTGCCGAGGCCGAGCGAGTGTTCAACGCACTGGCCAAGGATGGTCGCGTCGATATGCCACTGGAGGCGACTTTCTGGGCCGCGCGTTTCGGCATGCTGGTGGATCGTTTTGGCGTGTCGTGGATGGTCAATTGCGAAAGCGAAAAGTGA